A single Curtobacterium sp. MCJR17_020 DNA region contains:
- a CDS encoding DNA-3-methyladenine glycosylase produces MTEGLLAMLAEPAPRIAPALLGATIAGRGVTLRITEVEAYFGPTDPGSHGHRGPTERNRHLFGSPGTLYAYRSYGIHTCVNVVSAPAGTSSGSLLRGAQVIEGVDTARGRRGPLVADVALARGPGNLGGALGAVLGQDDGTSLLDGSGPFVLTLAPGLEARLASAPPARVIEALLAETTPGPGGTGPVPRISRGPRTGVGGIAGGAQYPWRFWLTGDPTVSTYRRHKGALD; encoded by the coding sequence ATGACCGAGGGGCTGCTCGCGATGCTCGCCGAGCCTGCGCCGCGCATCGCACCAGCGCTGCTCGGCGCGACGATCGCGGGCCGTGGCGTGACCCTGCGCATCACCGAGGTCGAGGCCTACTTCGGGCCCACCGACCCCGGTTCGCACGGACACCGCGGTCCGACCGAGCGCAACCGCCACCTGTTCGGGTCGCCGGGCACCCTGTACGCGTACCGCTCGTACGGCATCCACACCTGCGTCAACGTCGTGAGCGCACCGGCCGGCACCTCGTCCGGTTCCCTGCTCCGCGGTGCGCAGGTGATCGAGGGCGTCGACACCGCACGCGGACGACGTGGCCCGTTGGTCGCCGACGTCGCGTTGGCGCGTGGCCCCGGCAACCTCGGTGGCGCCCTCGGCGCGGTGCTCGGACAGGACGACGGCACCTCGCTGCTCGACGGGTCCGGTCCGTTCGTGCTCACGTTGGCACCCGGCCTGGAGGCGCGGCTCGCCTCCGCCCCGCCGGCCCGCGTCATCGAGGCACTCCTGGCCGAGACCACACCCGGCCCCGGCGGGACGGGTCCGGTCCCGCGCATCTCGCGCGGACCGCGCACCGGCGTCGGCGGCATCGCCGGCGGTGCACAGTACCCCTGGCGCTTCTGGTTGACAGGCGACCCGACGGTCTCGACGTACCGACGGCACAAGGGTGCCCTCGACTGA
- the argH gene encoding argininosuccinate lyase, translating into MTDEKTDATNTGALWGARFADGPSAALAALSKSTHFDWQLAPYDIAGSRAHARALHTAGYLTADELERMLAGLDRLEAAHADGTLQPDESDEDVHGALERLLIADLGPELGGKLRAGRSRNDQIATLGRMHMLDHGRRIGRLVIDLVDAITQQANEHPAAIMPGRTHLQHAQPVLLAHHLLAHAWPLVRDLERLRDWAGRASVSPYGAGALAGSSLGLDPAAIAAELGFDRPADNSIDATAARDVVAEFAFVLAQIGIDVSRLSEEVILWNTKEFGFVRLHDAFSTGSSIMPQKKNPDIAELARGKSGRLIGNLTGLLATLKGLPLAYNRDLQEDKEPVFDSVATLEVLLPAFTGMIATLTFDTDRMAELAPQGFSLATDVAEWLVRQGVPFRDAHEVSGALVRYCEQRGIELDDPTDDEYRSVSEHLTPGVRAVLTIEGSVASRSGVGGTAPDRVAEQLASVTRRVHDLAEGAPFTR; encoded by the coding sequence ATGACCGACGAGAAGACCGACGCCACCAACACCGGAGCCCTCTGGGGCGCCCGCTTCGCCGACGGCCCGAGTGCGGCCCTGGCAGCGCTGTCGAAGTCGACGCACTTCGACTGGCAGCTCGCCCCGTACGACATCGCCGGCTCCCGCGCGCACGCCCGGGCCCTGCACACGGCCGGGTACCTGACGGCGGACGAGCTCGAGCGCATGCTCGCCGGACTCGACCGGCTCGAGGCCGCGCACGCCGACGGCACGCTGCAGCCCGATGAGTCCGACGAGGACGTCCACGGTGCCCTCGAGCGCCTCCTCATCGCCGACCTCGGTCCGGAACTCGGCGGCAAGCTCCGCGCCGGCCGCAGCCGCAACGACCAGATCGCCACGCTCGGCCGCATGCACATGCTCGACCACGGGCGGCGCATCGGCCGACTCGTGATCGACCTGGTCGACGCGATCACCCAGCAGGCCAACGAGCACCCGGCGGCGATCATGCCGGGCCGCACGCACCTGCAGCACGCGCAGCCCGTCCTCCTCGCGCACCACCTGCTGGCGCACGCGTGGCCGTTGGTCCGCGACCTCGAGCGCCTCCGCGACTGGGCGGGGCGCGCGAGCGTGAGCCCGTACGGCGCCGGTGCCCTCGCCGGCAGTTCGCTCGGCCTCGACCCCGCCGCGATCGCCGCGGAGCTCGGGTTCGACCGCCCGGCCGACAACTCGATCGACGCCACGGCCGCCCGCGACGTCGTCGCCGAGTTCGCGTTCGTGCTCGCGCAGATCGGCATCGACGTCTCGCGTCTGTCGGAAGAGGTCATCCTCTGGAACACGAAGGAGTTCGGCTTCGTCCGGCTCCACGACGCGTTCTCGACCGGCTCGAGCATCATGCCGCAGAAGAAGAACCCGGACATCGCCGAGCTCGCGCGCGGCAAGTCCGGTCGTCTGATCGGCAACCTGACGGGCCTGCTCGCGACCCTGAAGGGCCTGCCGCTCGCCTACAACCGCGACCTGCAGGAGGACAAGGAGCCCGTCTTCGACTCGGTCGCCACGCTCGAGGTCCTGCTGCCCGCCTTCACCGGCATGATCGCGACGCTCACGTTCGACACGGACCGGATGGCCGAGCTCGCGCCGCAGGGCTTCTCGCTCGCGACGGATGTGGCCGAGTGGCTGGTCCGCCAGGGCGTCCCGTTCCGTGACGCGCACGAGGTGTCCGGCGCGCTGGTCCGGTACTGCGAACAGCGGGGCATCGAGCTCGACGACCCGACCGACGACGAGTACCGGTCCGTCTCCGAGCACCTGACCCCCGGGGTCCGCGCCGTGCTCACGATCGAGGGCAGCGTCGCGTCCCGCTCGGGCGTCGGCGGGACCGCTCCGGACCGTGTGGCCGAGCAGCTGGCGTCCGTCACGCGTCGCGTCCACGACCTGGCCGAGGGCGCACCCTTCACGCGATGA
- a CDS encoding NUDIX hydrolase has translation MTDAPIADEPASFEVTESTVVYEGAVWDVRRDAIAYNDETMVREYIDHTGAVAVYAEDDEGRVLVIQQYRHPVQVRDWELPAGLLDVEGEDLQVAAARELAEEADLEADTWEPLVRYNTSSGGSNEFLQVYRARGVRPTTTAFEREAEEADIVKRWVPRAELVEAILDGRLQNSGLVVAVLAVDALERGRA, from the coding sequence GTGACTGACGCACCCATCGCTGACGAACCCGCCTCGTTCGAGGTCACCGAGTCGACCGTCGTGTACGAGGGGGCCGTCTGGGACGTGCGCCGGGACGCGATCGCCTACAACGACGAGACGATGGTGCGGGAGTACATCGACCACACCGGTGCCGTCGCGGTCTACGCCGAGGACGACGAGGGCCGGGTCCTCGTGATCCAGCAGTACCGACACCCGGTGCAGGTGCGCGACTGGGAGCTGCCGGCCGGGCTGCTCGACGTCGAGGGAGAGGACCTCCAGGTCGCTGCCGCCCGAGAGCTGGCAGAAGAGGCCGACCTCGAAGCGGACACCTGGGAGCCGCTGGTCCGGTACAACACGTCGTCGGGCGGGAGCAACGAGTTCCTGCAGGTCTACCGCGCCCGGGGCGTGCGGCCCACGACGACGGCGTTCGAGCGCGAGGCCGAGGAGGCCGACATCGTGAAGCGGTGGGTGCCGCGGGCCGAGCTGGTGGAGGCGATCCTCGACGGTCGGCTGCAGAACTCCGGACTGGTCGTGGCCGTGCTCGCGGTGGATGCGCTCGAGCGAGG
- a CDS encoding HAD-IIA family hydrolase, translating into MVLTDLDGVVYRGRNAIPHAVEALTRASLTARVGYITNNASRRPIDVAEHLERYGLEVSEDDVVTSSQAGVQLLSTLVPAGATVLVTGGLGLSSIVEAAGFTVTTSAEDSPAAVIQGFSPDLGWKELAEASFALADPAIPWVATNMDWSIPVERGIAPGNGTLVSAVHQAVGRMPVVAGKPERPIFDAAVERFGGGKTLFIGDRLDTDIKGANDVGIPSVLVLTGIDQAKQVLAADQRSRPVFVLEDLRGLSEPYPVTVRRQDDDGTRYVTVGSATVAMRGHVVRVLDAGSDIDRLRAGAALIWESGLAIYGLDVDPQLYGGE; encoded by the coding sequence GTGGTGCTCACGGACCTCGACGGCGTCGTCTACCGCGGGCGGAACGCGATCCCGCACGCGGTCGAGGCGCTCACACGGGCATCGCTGACCGCACGGGTCGGGTACATCACCAACAACGCGTCCCGACGACCGATCGACGTCGCCGAGCACCTCGAGCGCTACGGGCTCGAGGTGTCCGAGGACGACGTCGTCACGTCGTCGCAGGCGGGCGTGCAGCTCCTGTCGACGCTGGTGCCCGCCGGCGCGACGGTGCTCGTCACCGGTGGCCTGGGACTGTCGAGCATCGTCGAGGCCGCCGGCTTCACGGTGACGACCAGTGCCGAGGACTCCCCGGCCGCGGTCATCCAGGGCTTCTCCCCGGACCTCGGGTGGAAGGAACTGGCCGAGGCGTCGTTCGCGTTGGCCGACCCGGCGATCCCGTGGGTCGCCACGAACATGGACTGGTCGATCCCGGTCGAGCGCGGCATCGCCCCCGGCAACGGCACGCTCGTGTCCGCGGTCCACCAGGCCGTGGGGCGGATGCCCGTGGTCGCCGGCAAGCCGGAGCGCCCGATCTTCGACGCCGCGGTCGAGCGGTTCGGCGGCGGGAAGACACTGTTCATCGGTGACCGTCTCGACACCGACATCAAGGGGGCGAACGACGTCGGGATCCCGAGCGTCCTCGTGCTCACCGGCATCGACCAGGCGAAGCAGGTGCTCGCGGCCGACCAGCGCTCGCGTCCGGTGTTCGTGCTCGAGGACCTACGCGGTCTGTCCGAGCCCTACCCGGTGACCGTCCGTCGGCAGGACGACGACGGCACGCGGTACGTCACCGTCGGCAGCGCCACCGTGGCGATGCGGGGGCACGTGGTGCGGGTGCTCGACGCGGGCAGCGACATCGATCGGCTCCGCGCCGGCGCAGCGCTGATCTGGGAGTCCGGTCTGGCCATCTACGGCCTCGACGTGGACCCGCAGCTGTACGGCGGCGAGTAG
- the tyrS gene encoding tyrosine--tRNA ligase, whose product MSSDTAQDVLTRQQNDPTFASVWDELRWRGLVQVSTDETALQEALDGDPITYYCGFDPTAPSLHCGNLLQLLTMRRLQLAGHKPLALVGGSTGLIGDPRPTAERTLNTRETVAEWVARLQEQVSRFLSPDGDNGVRLVNNLDWTSPMSAIDFLRDVGKYFRVNSMLKKDAVAARLNSDAGISYTEFSYQILQGLDYRELFRQYGCTLQTGGSDQWGNLTSGTELIRRAEGATVHALGTPLITNSDGTKFGKSEGNAIWLDAEMTSPYALYQFWLNTADADVIARLREFTFLSRAEIERLEQAVADEPFRREAQRTLAFEVTSLVHGVDATQAAIDAAAALFGNGDLGALDPDTLRSAIAELPGSVTIEAGADVARALVETELVKSLGEARRAIDQGGVYVNNVRAEDATAPLSDLALPGGVLVLRRGKKTLAGVTLA is encoded by the coding sequence GTGTCCAGTGATACCGCTCAAGACGTCCTGACGCGCCAGCAGAACGACCCCACCTTCGCCTCGGTGTGGGACGAACTGCGCTGGCGCGGTCTGGTGCAGGTCTCGACCGACGAGACCGCACTCCAAGAGGCCCTCGACGGTGATCCGATCACGTACTACTGCGGCTTCGACCCCACGGCGCCGTCGCTGCACTGCGGCAACCTGCTGCAGCTCCTGACCATGCGTCGGTTGCAGCTCGCCGGGCACAAGCCGCTGGCGCTCGTCGGGGGATCGACGGGGCTCATCGGCGACCCGCGTCCCACCGCCGAGCGCACGCTGAACACCCGCGAGACCGTCGCCGAATGGGTTGCTCGGCTCCAGGAACAGGTGTCGCGCTTCCTCAGCCCGGACGGCGACAACGGCGTCCGGCTGGTGAACAACCTGGACTGGACGTCGCCGATGTCCGCCATCGACTTCCTGCGCGACGTCGGCAAGTACTTCCGGGTGAACTCGATGCTCAAGAAGGACGCCGTCGCCGCGCGGCTGAACTCCGACGCGGGCATCAGCTACACCGAGTTCAGCTACCAGATCCTGCAGGGCCTCGACTACCGCGAGCTCTTCCGGCAGTACGGCTGCACGCTGCAGACGGGTGGCTCGGACCAGTGGGGCAACCTGACCTCGGGGACGGAGCTCATCCGTCGTGCCGAGGGTGCGACGGTGCACGCGCTCGGGACACCCTTGATCACGAACTCGGACGGCACGAAGTTCGGCAAGAGCGAGGGCAACGCCATCTGGCTCGACGCCGAGATGACGTCGCCGTACGCGCTGTACCAGTTCTGGCTCAACACGGCCGATGCCGACGTGATCGCCCGGTTGCGAGAGTTCACGTTCCTGTCCCGTGCCGAGATCGAGCGACTCGAGCAAGCGGTCGCCGACGAACCGTTCCGACGCGAAGCGCAGCGGACCCTCGCATTCGAGGTCACCTCGCTCGTGCACGGGGTCGACGCCACCCAGGCCGCGATCGACGCTGCGGCCGCCCTGTTCGGCAACGGCGACCTCGGTGCGCTCGACCCGGACACCCTGCGGTCGGCGATCGCGGAGCTGCCGGGGTCGGTCACCATCGAGGCCGGCGCCGACGTGGCCCGGGCACTCGTCGAGACCGAGCTCGTGAAGTCCCTCGGTGAAGCCAGGAGGGCGATCGACCAGGGCGGCGTGTACGTGAACAACGTCCGAGCCGAGGACGCCACCGCACCGCTGTCGGACCTCGCCCTGCCCGGGGGAGTCCTCGTGCTCCGCCGCGGCAAGAAGACCCTCGCCGGTGTGACGCTGGCCTGA
- a CDS encoding NAD kinase — protein MSDDRHILLVSHTGRRDSIDAAVEVCDLLHAAGLIPVMPFDEYADIRRAEASVGQVDILGVDVQADQLEIVIVLGGDGTILRAAELVRETRAPIVGVNLGHVGFLAESERDALAETVERALSGEYHVEERVTLQVDVVVGNQIVYSSWALNEATIEKASRERMLEVVTEVDGRPLSSFGCDGVVVSTPTGSTAYSFSGGGPIVWPDVDALLMVPLSAHALFARPIVVGPDCTLAIEVLRRTSGVGVLWCDGRRTHDLPPGARVEVRRSPDPVRVARLKDAPFTDRLVAKFRLPVTGWRGPQTDEDEDHL, from the coding sequence ATGAGCGACGACCGGCACATCCTGCTCGTCTCCCACACGGGTCGCCGTGACTCGATCGACGCTGCGGTCGAGGTCTGCGACCTCCTGCACGCCGCCGGTCTGATCCCGGTGATGCCGTTCGACGAGTACGCCGACATCCGGCGCGCCGAAGCGTCGGTGGGGCAGGTCGACATCCTGGGCGTGGACGTCCAGGCGGACCAGCTCGAGATCGTCATCGTGCTCGGCGGCGACGGCACGATCCTGCGCGCGGCCGAACTCGTGCGCGAGACGCGGGCACCGATCGTCGGCGTGAACCTCGGGCACGTGGGCTTCCTGGCGGAGAGCGAGCGGGACGCCCTCGCCGAGACCGTCGAGCGCGCCCTGTCCGGTGAGTACCACGTCGAGGAGCGTGTCACCCTGCAGGTCGACGTGGTCGTCGGCAACCAGATCGTCTACTCGAGTTGGGCGCTCAACGAGGCCACCATCGAGAAGGCTTCGCGCGAGCGCATGCTCGAGGTGGTGACCGAGGTCGACGGTCGCCCGCTGTCCTCGTTCGGGTGCGACGGCGTCGTCGTGTCGACCCCCACCGGGTCCACGGCGTACTCGTTCTCCGGCGGCGGTCCCATCGTGTGGCCCGACGTCGACGCCCTGCTGATGGTCCCGCTCAGCGCGCACGCCTTGTTCGCCCGCCCGATCGTGGTGGGCCCGGACTGCACGCTCGCGATCGAGGTCCTGCGGCGCACGAGCGGTGTCGGGGTGCTGTGGTGCGACGGTCGCCGGACGCACGACCTGCCGCCGGGCGCTCGCGTCGAGGTCCGACGGTCGCCGGACCCCGTGCGGGTCGCGCGCCTCAAGGACGCTCCGTTCACCGACCGGTTGGTCGCGAAGTTCCGGCTCCCGGTCACCGGGTGGCGGGGGCCGCAGACCGACGAGGACGAGGACCACCTGTGA
- the recN gene encoding DNA repair protein RecN: protein MIEEIAIRDLGVIGETTLELGPGFTVVTGETGAGKTMIVTALGLLLGARADAGSVRRGASSAVVEGRWNVPEHAAVAERVEDAGGAVEDGELILTRTVSAEGRSRATVGGRSAPVAVLGELADQLVTVHGQSDQIRLTSSTAQRAALDGFGGAALEKALNRYVAAYDAWQQHTGELETLTRDRDERVAEADRIRAASDEIEAADPQPGEDVELAERADRLGNLEELRLSAALAHEALSSESLDGVSDVVGLVESARRAVERVADSDAALQPVLEQLTELGIQAAEASASISSYLGSLEPEAGHDLELINERRALLAGLTRKYGETVDDVIAYGQRASDRLLELDGDDDRIAALQEALEQDEQALGAAAAALTAARTKTAADLAKRVTTELKTLAMAGATLVVEVTDAGEYRRHGRDQVSILLQPHSGTDPRPIGKGASGGELSRVMLAIEVVMAGSTTVPTFVFDEVDAGVGGAAAIEIGRRLAKLAERTQVIVVTHLAQVAAFANNHLNVVKDASGAVTSSSVQRLEGEDRLQEMARLLSGLGDSASGVEHARELLDVAGQTA from the coding sequence ATGATCGAGGAGATCGCGATCCGTGACCTCGGGGTCATCGGCGAGACCACGCTCGAACTCGGTCCGGGGTTCACCGTCGTCACGGGCGAGACCGGTGCCGGCAAGACCATGATCGTCACGGCCCTCGGGCTGTTGCTCGGTGCTCGGGCGGACGCCGGCTCGGTCCGCCGTGGTGCCTCGAGCGCCGTGGTCGAGGGCCGGTGGAACGTCCCCGAGCACGCTGCCGTCGCCGAACGCGTCGAGGACGCCGGCGGCGCGGTGGAGGACGGCGAACTGATCCTCACGCGCACCGTCTCGGCCGAGGGGCGCAGCCGTGCGACCGTCGGGGGCCGCAGCGCTCCCGTCGCGGTGCTCGGTGAACTCGCGGACCAGCTCGTGACGGTGCACGGCCAGTCCGACCAGATCCGACTGACCTCGTCGACCGCGCAGCGTGCGGCGCTCGACGGCTTCGGCGGGGCGGCCCTCGAGAAGGCCCTGAACCGGTACGTCGCCGCGTACGACGCGTGGCAACAGCACACGGGCGAACTCGAGACACTGACGCGCGACCGCGACGAGCGGGTGGCCGAGGCCGACCGGATCCGCGCTGCCTCGGACGAGATCGAAGCGGCCGACCCGCAGCCCGGCGAGGACGTCGAGCTCGCCGAGCGCGCCGACCGGCTCGGCAACCTCGAGGAACTCCGGCTGTCCGCGGCCCTGGCGCACGAGGCCCTGTCCAGCGAGTCCCTCGACGGCGTCTCCGACGTCGTCGGCCTGGTCGAGTCCGCCCGACGCGCCGTCGAGCGGGTCGCCGACTCCGACGCCGCCCTGCAGCCCGTGCTCGAGCAGCTCACGGAGCTCGGCATCCAGGCGGCCGAGGCCTCGGCGAGCATCTCCAGCTACCTCGGCTCGCTCGAGCCCGAGGCCGGGCACGACCTGGAGCTCATCAACGAACGGCGCGCCCTGCTCGCCGGCCTCACCCGCAAGTACGGCGAGACCGTCGACGACGTCATCGCCTACGGGCAGCGGGCGAGCGACCGCCTGCTCGAGCTGGACGGCGACGACGACCGCATCGCCGCCCTCCAGGAGGCCCTCGAACAGGACGAGCAGGCACTCGGGGCGGCAGCGGCCGCGTTGACCGCTGCCCGCACGAAGACGGCGGCGGACCTCGCGAAGCGCGTCACGACGGAACTGAAGACGCTCGCGATGGCCGGCGCCACCCTCGTGGTCGAGGTCACCGACGCGGGGGAGTACCGCCGACACGGACGCGACCAGGTGTCGATCCTGCTGCAGCCGCACTCCGGCACCGACCCCCGACCGATCGGCAAGGGGGCATCGGGCGGCGAGCTCTCGCGCGTGATGCTCGCGATCGAGGTCGTGATGGCCGGCAGCACGACCGTGCCGACGTTCGTCTTCGACGAGGTCGACGCCGGCGTGGGCGGTGCGGCGGCGATCGAGATCGGCCGTCGGCTGGCGAAGCTCGCCGAGCGCACGCAGGTCATCGTCGTCACCCACCTGGCGCAGGTCGCGGCGTTCGCGAACAACCACCTCAACGTGGTGAAGGACGCCAGCGGCGCCGTGACCTCGTCGAGCGTGCAACGGCTCGAGGGCGAGGACCGCCTGCAGGAGATGGCGCGGTTGCTCTCGGGGCTCGGCGACAGCGCGAGCGGCGTGGAGCACGCCCGCGAGCTCCTCGACGTGGCCGGCCAGACGGCCTGA
- a CDS encoding TlyA family RNA methyltransferase, producing MPDATPVRLDALLATRGLARSRTAATKLIQDGRVTVDGRPVVKPSTPTSPAADIVVDAADEWVSRAAQKLVGALDAFGVDPSGRVVLDVGASTGGFTQVLLARGARRVIALDVGHGQLHPTIAVDERVAVVEGTNARSLTRSDYLALDGAAAETTLVVGDLSFISLRLVLPALAEAVPADDFVLLVKPQFEVGRGGVREGIVHDPALRDDALMNVLWAAWDLGLGTTGLAASPIIGTHGNHEYLARFQRGVGGNPTEWRVRATELTEGTA from the coding sequence GTGCCCGACGCGACCCCGGTCCGCCTCGACGCTCTCCTCGCGACACGTGGCCTCGCGCGGTCGCGCACCGCTGCCACCAAGCTCATCCAGGACGGCCGGGTGACGGTCGATGGTCGTCCCGTCGTGAAGCCCTCGACCCCGACCTCGCCAGCTGCCGACATCGTGGTCGACGCGGCCGACGAGTGGGTCTCCCGCGCCGCCCAGAAGCTGGTCGGGGCGCTCGATGCGTTCGGCGTCGACCCGTCCGGCCGTGTGGTGCTCGACGTCGGCGCGAGTACGGGTGGCTTCACGCAGGTGCTCCTGGCACGAGGTGCTCGCCGGGTCATCGCGCTCGACGTCGGGCACGGGCAACTGCACCCGACGATCGCCGTCGACGAGCGTGTCGCCGTGGTCGAGGGCACCAACGCCCGCAGCCTGACCCGGTCGGACTACCTCGCGCTCGACGGCGCCGCAGCCGAGACGACCCTGGTGGTCGGCGACCTGTCCTTCATCTCGCTCCGGCTCGTGCTGCCCGCTCTGGCCGAGGCCGTCCCTGCCGACGACTTCGTCCTGTTGGTCAAGCCGCAGTTCGAGGTCGGTCGCGGTGGGGTGCGCGAGGGCATCGTGCACGATCCGGCACTCCGCGACGACGCCCTGATGAACGTCCTGTGGGCGGCGTGGGACCTGGGCCTCGGGACCACCGGCCTCGCGGCGTCGCCGATCATCGGCACGCACGGGAACCACGAGTACCTCGCGCGCTTCCAGCGTGGTGTCGGTGGCAATCCGACAGAATGGAGAGTCCGGGCAACCGAACTCACAGAGGGGACCGCATGA
- a CDS encoding CTP synthase, with the protein MADTLSSGTQANTPTPKVTKQIFVTGGVVSSLGKGLTAASLGNLLTARGLKVVMQKLDPYLNVDPGTMNPFQHGEVFVTDDGAETDLDIGHYERFLDINLAQSANVTTGQVYSTVIAKERRGEYLGDTVQVIPHITDEIKRRMREQAENDPQPDVIITEVGGTVGDIESQPFIESARQVRHELGRNNVFFVHVSLVPFMNASGEQKTKPTQHSVAALRSIGIQPDALVLRSDRPVSESNKKKIALMCDVDEDAVVNAVDVPSIYDLPTLLNNQGLDQVIVDALKLEAGPVDWTAWTPVLRAVYEPKKDVTIALVGKYIDLPDAYLSVTEALRAGGFAHDAKVTLKWVVSDDCTTPEGAAKQLGDVDGICIPGGFGVRGIEGKLGALRFAREQGIPTLGLCLGLQCMVIEYARHEAGLTDASSTEFDPETSTPVIATMAEQVDIIAGGDLGGTMRLGLYPATFTSGSLAESLYGAPEASERHRHRYEVNNTYRQQIADAGLVFSGTSPDGTLVEYVELPRDVHPFYIATQAHPELRSRPTNAHPLFAGLVAAAIERHEASSLFDPQNEEQVA; encoded by the coding sequence GTGGCGGACACTCTCAGCAGCGGTACCCAGGCAAACACCCCGACCCCGAAGGTGACGAAGCAGATCTTCGTGACCGGCGGGGTCGTCTCGTCTCTCGGCAAGGGCCTGACGGCAGCCAGCCTCGGCAATCTCCTGACGGCTCGCGGCCTCAAGGTCGTCATGCAGAAGCTCGACCCGTACCTCAACGTGGACCCGGGCACCATGAACCCGTTCCAGCACGGCGAGGTCTTCGTGACCGACGACGGTGCGGAGACGGACCTCGACATCGGGCACTACGAGCGCTTCCTCGACATCAACCTGGCGCAGTCGGCGAACGTCACGACCGGCCAGGTGTACTCGACGGTGATCGCCAAGGAGCGTCGTGGCGAGTACCTCGGCGACACCGTGCAGGTCATCCCGCACATCACCGACGAGATCAAGCGTCGGATGCGCGAGCAGGCGGAGAACGACCCGCAGCCTGACGTCATCATCACCGAGGTCGGCGGCACCGTCGGCGACATCGAGTCGCAGCCGTTCATCGAGTCGGCGCGCCAGGTGCGCCACGAGCTCGGTCGCAACAACGTGTTCTTCGTGCACGTGTCGCTCGTGCCGTTCATGAACGCGTCGGGTGAGCAGAAGACGAAGCCGACGCAGCACTCGGTCGCCGCGCTCCGCTCGATCGGCATCCAGCCCGACGCGCTCGTGCTGCGGTCGGACCGTCCGGTGTCGGAGTCGAACAAGAAGAAGATCGCGCTGATGTGCGACGTGGACGAGGACGCCGTGGTGAACGCGGTGGACGTCCCGTCTATCTACGACCTTCCGACGCTGCTGAACAACCAGGGCCTCGACCAGGTCATCGTCGACGCGCTCAAGCTCGAGGCCGGCCCGGTCGACTGGACCGCGTGGACCCCGGTGCTCCGTGCCGTGTACGAGCCGAAGAAGGACGTCACGATCGCCCTGGTCGGCAAGTACATCGACCTGCCGGACGCCTACCTGTCGGTCACCGAAGCGCTCCGTGCCGGCGGTTTCGCGCACGACGCGAAGGTGACGCTGAAGTGGGTCGTCTCCGACGACTGCACGACGCCCGAAGGCGCTGCGAAGCAGCTCGGCGACGTCGACGGCATCTGCATCCCCGGCGGGTTCGGCGTGCGCGGCATCGAGGGCAAGCTCGGCGCGCTGCGCTTCGCCCGTGAGCAGGGCATCCCGACGCTCGGCCTGTGCCTCGGCCTGCAGTGCATGGTCATCGAGTACGCCCGCCACGAGGCCGGCCTGACCGACGCGTCGAGCACCGAGTTCGACCCGGAGACCTCGACGCCGGTCATCGCGACCATGGCGGAGCAGGTCGACATCATCGCCGGCGGCGACCTGGGCGGCACCATGCGCCTCGGCCTGTACCCGGCGACGTTCACGTCGGGGTCGTTGGCCGAGTCGCTCTACGGTGCGCCCGAGGCGTCCGAGCGCCACCGTCACCGCTACGAGGTCAACAACACGTACCGGCAGCAGATCGCGGACGCCGGCCTGGTGTTCTCGGGCACCTCGCCCGACGGCACCCTGGTCGAGTACGTCGAGCTTCCGCGCGACGTGCACCCGTTCTACATCGCCACGCAGGCGCACCCGGAGCTGCGCTCGCGTCCGACGAACGCGCACCCGCTGTTCGCGGGGCTCGTCGCGGCCGCGATCGAGCGCCACGAGGCGTCCAGCCTGTTCGACCCGCAGAACGAGGAGCAGGTCGCGTAA